A section of the Trachemys scripta elegans isolate TJP31775 chromosome 10, CAS_Tse_1.0, whole genome shotgun sequence genome encodes:
- the CCNF gene encoding cyclin-F isoform X1, giving the protein MKVGVIHCRCSRCFSFPSKRRVRKRPRVLTLLSLPEDVLFHVLKGLPAEDILSIRAVHSHLKYLVDNHASVWACASFQEVWPSPKNLKMFERAAERGNFEAAVKLGIAYLYNEGLSISDEGRAEVNGLKASHFFSLTERLNVCAAPFIWLFIRPPWSVSGSCCKAVVYESLKAECQLQKAQKGSILHCLAKVLSLFEDEEKRKEALEMFQESSKQGCLNSSYLLWESNRRAAKSDPGRYLQSFRKLRDYAAKGCWEAQISLAKACGNGNQLGLEAKTSNEMVSQLFQASLSVRKQSIFTVQKGMNETMRYILIDWLVEVATMKDFSSLCLHMTVGCVDRYLKLRPVSRARLQLLGIACMVICTRFISKEILTIREAVWLTDNTYKYEDLVRMMGEIISALEGKIRIPTIVDYKEVLLTIIPLERRTLHLYSFICELSLLNTGLCVYSPANLAAAALLLAKILHRQAHPWNSQLSECTGFSLEDLIPCVLSLHQKCFHDDVPKDYRQVVLTAVKQRFEDERYEEIGKEKVMSYSQICSLLGVKQEDAEPSPLHTSAEEIQTFLSSPSGKRTKRRREDSIQEDRGSFVTTPTAELSTQEESLLDNFLDWSLDSCSGYEGDQESEGEREGDVTAPSGVLDVTVVYMDPAEHCCQDSSDEDSLAAEWPGQDVPVRKAEQPDAEKQWLAGHCQKEPILEATSGYSSVHSASPTSSVDGSFGAPIKTTSALSLGSAVNKGPYLPHYLKSHLQSVRPKSTVGKCERRQVKRKNVAEHSEEERMNLGFLSL; this is encoded by the exons ATGAAAGTGGGCG tAATCCACTGTAGATGTTCCAggtgtttttctttcccttcaaAACGAAGGGTAAGAAAACGGCCTCGAGTCCTGACATTACTGAGTCTCCCTGAAGACGTTCTGTTTCATGTTCTGAAAGGCCTTCCTGCTGAGGATATCCTCTCCATCCGAGCT GTGCACTCGCATCTTAAGTACCTTGTAGATAATCATGCTAGTGTTTGGGCATGTGCAAGTTTTCAAGAAGTTTGGCCTTCTCCAAAAAATCTGAAGATGTTTGAAAG GGCTGCTGAAAGGGGTAACTTTGAAGCTGCTGTGAAGCTGGGCATAGCATACCTGTACAACGAAGGCT TATCCATCTCCGATGAGGGTCGTGCAGAAGTGAATGGGTTAAAGGCATCTCATTTCTTCAGCCTGACGGAGCGTCTGAATGTCTGTGCAGCCCCCTTTATCTGGCTCTTTATTCGTCCCCCGTGGTCCGTGAGCGGGAGCTGTTGTAAAGCTGTGGTCTATGAGAGCCTCAAAGCAGAGTGTCAGTTGCAGAAA GCCCAGAAAGGCTCTATTCTCCACTGCTTAGCTAAGGTTTTAAGTCTCTTTGAG gatgaagaaaaaaggaaagaagcccTTGAAATGTTTCAAGAGTCTTCGAAGCAGGGTTGCCTAAACAGCTCCTACCTCCTCTGGGAAAGTAACAGAAGAGCTGCT AAGTCAGATCCCGGCAGATACCTTCAGAGCTTCAGGAAACTAAGGGACTATGCAGCAAAGGGTTGCTGGGAAGCCCAG ATATCTTTAGCCAAAGCTTGTGGGAATGGAAACCAGCTAGGATTAGAAGCAAAAACCTCCAATGAGATGGTGTCTCAGCTCTTCCAGGCTTCCCTTTCTGTCAGAAAGCAAAGCATCTTCACTGTGCAGAAGGGAATGAACGAAACAATGAG GTACATCCTGATTGACTGGCTGGTAGAAGTGGCCACCATGAAAGATTTCTCCAGCCTTTGTCTTCATATGACAGTGGGGTGCGTGGATCGGTACTTGAAGCTGAGACCTGTATCCCgggcccggctccagcttttGGGAATCGCGTGCATGGTCATTTGTACACG CTTCATCAGCAAAGAGATCTTGACAATACGGGAAGCTGTGTGGCTAACAGACAACACATACAAATATGAAGATCTAGTCCGGATGATGGGGGAGATCATCTCTGCCCTGGAAGGCAAGATAAGG ATTCCTACTATTGTGGATTACAAAGAAGTGCTACTGACTATAATCCCCCTGGAGAGAAGAACACTTCACCTGTACAGCTTTATCTGTGAACTATCACTATTGAACACAGGTCTCTGTGTATATTCTCCTGCCAATCTGGCTGCTGCAGCACTACTACTGGCTAAGATACTGCACAGGCAAG CACATCCTTGGAACAGCCAGCTGTCTGAATGCACTGGATTCTCTCTTGAAGACCTGATACCCTGTGTGCTGAGCCTACACCAAAAATG TTTCCATGATGATGTCCCAAAGGATTATAGGCAGGTGGTGTTGACTGCTGTGAAACAACGATTTGAAGATGAGCGTTATGAAGAAATTGGCAAGGAAAAG GTGATGAGTTACAGCCAGATCTGTTCGCTGTTAGGCGTGAAACAGGAGGACGCAGAGCCCAGTCCCTTACACACAAGTGCTGAGGAAATTCAGACGTTCCTTAGCTCTCCCTCTGGAAAGAGAACTAAAAG GAGAAGGGAAGACAGCATTCAAGAAGACAGGGGCAGCTTTGTGACTACACCCACAGCTGAACTATCCACGCAGGAGGAGAGCCTTCTGGACAACTTCCTGGACTGGAGCTTGGACTCCTGCTCGGGTTACGAAGGAGATCAGGAaagtgaaggggagagagagggagatg TGACAGCTCCCAGTGGAGTCTTGGATGTAACTGTAGTCTATATGGATCCAGCAGAGCATTGCTGTCAGGATTCCAGTGATGAAGATAGCCTAGCTGCAGAATGGCCTGGACAGGATGTACCAGTGAGGAAGGCGGAGCAGCCAGATGCTGAAAAACAGTGGCTTGCTGGTCACTGTCAAAAAGAACCCATACTAGAAGCCACCTCAGGCTATTCCTCTGTCCACAGTGCCAGTCCTACTTCCTCTGTAGATGGCAGCTTTGGAGCACCGATCAAAACTACCTCAGCACTGTCTCTGGGCAGTGCCGTGAACAAAGGGCCATACCTGCCTCACTACTTGAAATCACATTTACAATCTGTCCGCCCCAAGTCCACTGTGGGCAAGTGTGAGAGAAGGCAAGTCAAACGGAAAAATGTGGCTGAGCATAGTGAAGAAGAGAGGATGAACTTGGGCTTCTTGAGCCTCTGA
- the CCNF gene encoding cyclin-F isoform X3, with protein MKVGVIHCRCSRCFSFPSKRRVRKRPRVLTLLSLPEDVLFHVLKGLPAEDILSIRAVHSHLKYLVDNHASVWACASFQEVWPSPKNLKMFERAAERGNFEAAVKLGIAYLYNEGLSISDEGRAEVNGLKASHFFSLTERLNVCAAPFIWLFIRPPWSVSGSCCKAVVYESLKAECQLQKDEEKRKEALEMFQESSKQGCLNSSYLLWESNRRAAKSDPGRYLQSFRKLRDYAAKGCWEAQISLAKACGNGNQLGLEAKTSNEMVSQLFQASLSVRKQSIFTVQKGMNETMRYILIDWLVEVATMKDFSSLCLHMTVGCVDRYLKLRPVSRARLQLLGIACMVICTRFISKEILTIREAVWLTDNTYKYEDLVRMMGEIISALEGKIRIPTIVDYKEVLLTIIPLERRTLHLYSFICELSLLNTGLCVYSPANLAAAALLLAKILHRQAHPWNSQLSECTGFSLEDLIPCVLSLHQKCFHDDVPKDYRQVVLTAVKQRFEDERYEEIGKEKVMSYSQICSLLGVKQEDAEPSPLHTSAEEIQTFLSSPSGKRTKRRREDSIQEDRGSFVTTPTAELSTQEESLLDNFLDWSLDSCSGYEGDQESEGEREGDVTAPSGVLDVTVVYMDPAEHCCQDSSDEDSLAAEWPGQDVPVRKAEQPDAEKQWLAGHCQKEPILEATSGYSSVHSASPTSSVDGSFGAPIKTTSALSLGSAVNKGPYLPHYLKSHLQSVRPKSTVGKCERRQVKRKNVAEHSEEERMNLGFLSL; from the exons ATGAAAGTGGGCG tAATCCACTGTAGATGTTCCAggtgtttttctttcccttcaaAACGAAGGGTAAGAAAACGGCCTCGAGTCCTGACATTACTGAGTCTCCCTGAAGACGTTCTGTTTCATGTTCTGAAAGGCCTTCCTGCTGAGGATATCCTCTCCATCCGAGCT GTGCACTCGCATCTTAAGTACCTTGTAGATAATCATGCTAGTGTTTGGGCATGTGCAAGTTTTCAAGAAGTTTGGCCTTCTCCAAAAAATCTGAAGATGTTTGAAAG GGCTGCTGAAAGGGGTAACTTTGAAGCTGCTGTGAAGCTGGGCATAGCATACCTGTACAACGAAGGCT TATCCATCTCCGATGAGGGTCGTGCAGAAGTGAATGGGTTAAAGGCATCTCATTTCTTCAGCCTGACGGAGCGTCTGAATGTCTGTGCAGCCCCCTTTATCTGGCTCTTTATTCGTCCCCCGTGGTCCGTGAGCGGGAGCTGTTGTAAAGCTGTGGTCTATGAGAGCCTCAAAGCAGAGTGTCAGTTGCAGAAA gatgaagaaaaaaggaaagaagcccTTGAAATGTTTCAAGAGTCTTCGAAGCAGGGTTGCCTAAACAGCTCCTACCTCCTCTGGGAAAGTAACAGAAGAGCTGCT AAGTCAGATCCCGGCAGATACCTTCAGAGCTTCAGGAAACTAAGGGACTATGCAGCAAAGGGTTGCTGGGAAGCCCAG ATATCTTTAGCCAAAGCTTGTGGGAATGGAAACCAGCTAGGATTAGAAGCAAAAACCTCCAATGAGATGGTGTCTCAGCTCTTCCAGGCTTCCCTTTCTGTCAGAAAGCAAAGCATCTTCACTGTGCAGAAGGGAATGAACGAAACAATGAG GTACATCCTGATTGACTGGCTGGTAGAAGTGGCCACCATGAAAGATTTCTCCAGCCTTTGTCTTCATATGACAGTGGGGTGCGTGGATCGGTACTTGAAGCTGAGACCTGTATCCCgggcccggctccagcttttGGGAATCGCGTGCATGGTCATTTGTACACG CTTCATCAGCAAAGAGATCTTGACAATACGGGAAGCTGTGTGGCTAACAGACAACACATACAAATATGAAGATCTAGTCCGGATGATGGGGGAGATCATCTCTGCCCTGGAAGGCAAGATAAGG ATTCCTACTATTGTGGATTACAAAGAAGTGCTACTGACTATAATCCCCCTGGAGAGAAGAACACTTCACCTGTACAGCTTTATCTGTGAACTATCACTATTGAACACAGGTCTCTGTGTATATTCTCCTGCCAATCTGGCTGCTGCAGCACTACTACTGGCTAAGATACTGCACAGGCAAG CACATCCTTGGAACAGCCAGCTGTCTGAATGCACTGGATTCTCTCTTGAAGACCTGATACCCTGTGTGCTGAGCCTACACCAAAAATG TTTCCATGATGATGTCCCAAAGGATTATAGGCAGGTGGTGTTGACTGCTGTGAAACAACGATTTGAAGATGAGCGTTATGAAGAAATTGGCAAGGAAAAG GTGATGAGTTACAGCCAGATCTGTTCGCTGTTAGGCGTGAAACAGGAGGACGCAGAGCCCAGTCCCTTACACACAAGTGCTGAGGAAATTCAGACGTTCCTTAGCTCTCCCTCTGGAAAGAGAACTAAAAG GAGAAGGGAAGACAGCATTCAAGAAGACAGGGGCAGCTTTGTGACTACACCCACAGCTGAACTATCCACGCAGGAGGAGAGCCTTCTGGACAACTTCCTGGACTGGAGCTTGGACTCCTGCTCGGGTTACGAAGGAGATCAGGAaagtgaaggggagagagagggagatg TGACAGCTCCCAGTGGAGTCTTGGATGTAACTGTAGTCTATATGGATCCAGCAGAGCATTGCTGTCAGGATTCCAGTGATGAAGATAGCCTAGCTGCAGAATGGCCTGGACAGGATGTACCAGTGAGGAAGGCGGAGCAGCCAGATGCTGAAAAACAGTGGCTTGCTGGTCACTGTCAAAAAGAACCCATACTAGAAGCCACCTCAGGCTATTCCTCTGTCCACAGTGCCAGTCCTACTTCCTCTGTAGATGGCAGCTTTGGAGCACCGATCAAAACTACCTCAGCACTGTCTCTGGGCAGTGCCGTGAACAAAGGGCCATACCTGCCTCACTACTTGAAATCACATTTACAATCTGTCCGCCCCAAGTCCACTGTGGGCAAGTGTGAGAGAAGGCAAGTCAAACGGAAAAATGTGGCTGAGCATAGTGAAGAAGAGAGGATGAACTTGGGCTTCTTGAGCCTCTGA
- the CCNF gene encoding cyclin-F isoform X2, producing the protein MFHVIHCRCSRCFSFPSKRRVRKRPRVLTLLSLPEDVLFHVLKGLPAEDILSIRAVHSHLKYLVDNHASVWACASFQEVWPSPKNLKMFERAAERGNFEAAVKLGIAYLYNEGLSISDEGRAEVNGLKASHFFSLTERLNVCAAPFIWLFIRPPWSVSGSCCKAVVYESLKAECQLQKAQKGSILHCLAKVLSLFEDEEKRKEALEMFQESSKQGCLNSSYLLWESNRRAAKSDPGRYLQSFRKLRDYAAKGCWEAQISLAKACGNGNQLGLEAKTSNEMVSQLFQASLSVRKQSIFTVQKGMNETMRYILIDWLVEVATMKDFSSLCLHMTVGCVDRYLKLRPVSRARLQLLGIACMVICTRFISKEILTIREAVWLTDNTYKYEDLVRMMGEIISALEGKIRIPTIVDYKEVLLTIIPLERRTLHLYSFICELSLLNTGLCVYSPANLAAAALLLAKILHRQAHPWNSQLSECTGFSLEDLIPCVLSLHQKCFHDDVPKDYRQVVLTAVKQRFEDERYEEIGKEKVMSYSQICSLLGVKQEDAEPSPLHTSAEEIQTFLSSPSGKRTKRRREDSIQEDRGSFVTTPTAELSTQEESLLDNFLDWSLDSCSGYEGDQESEGEREGDVTAPSGVLDVTVVYMDPAEHCCQDSSDEDSLAAEWPGQDVPVRKAEQPDAEKQWLAGHCQKEPILEATSGYSSVHSASPTSSVDGSFGAPIKTTSALSLGSAVNKGPYLPHYLKSHLQSVRPKSTVGKCERRQVKRKNVAEHSEEERMNLGFLSL; encoded by the exons ATGTTCCATG tAATCCACTGTAGATGTTCCAggtgtttttctttcccttcaaAACGAAGGGTAAGAAAACGGCCTCGAGTCCTGACATTACTGAGTCTCCCTGAAGACGTTCTGTTTCATGTTCTGAAAGGCCTTCCTGCTGAGGATATCCTCTCCATCCGAGCT GTGCACTCGCATCTTAAGTACCTTGTAGATAATCATGCTAGTGTTTGGGCATGTGCAAGTTTTCAAGAAGTTTGGCCTTCTCCAAAAAATCTGAAGATGTTTGAAAG GGCTGCTGAAAGGGGTAACTTTGAAGCTGCTGTGAAGCTGGGCATAGCATACCTGTACAACGAAGGCT TATCCATCTCCGATGAGGGTCGTGCAGAAGTGAATGGGTTAAAGGCATCTCATTTCTTCAGCCTGACGGAGCGTCTGAATGTCTGTGCAGCCCCCTTTATCTGGCTCTTTATTCGTCCCCCGTGGTCCGTGAGCGGGAGCTGTTGTAAAGCTGTGGTCTATGAGAGCCTCAAAGCAGAGTGTCAGTTGCAGAAA GCCCAGAAAGGCTCTATTCTCCACTGCTTAGCTAAGGTTTTAAGTCTCTTTGAG gatgaagaaaaaaggaaagaagcccTTGAAATGTTTCAAGAGTCTTCGAAGCAGGGTTGCCTAAACAGCTCCTACCTCCTCTGGGAAAGTAACAGAAGAGCTGCT AAGTCAGATCCCGGCAGATACCTTCAGAGCTTCAGGAAACTAAGGGACTATGCAGCAAAGGGTTGCTGGGAAGCCCAG ATATCTTTAGCCAAAGCTTGTGGGAATGGAAACCAGCTAGGATTAGAAGCAAAAACCTCCAATGAGATGGTGTCTCAGCTCTTCCAGGCTTCCCTTTCTGTCAGAAAGCAAAGCATCTTCACTGTGCAGAAGGGAATGAACGAAACAATGAG GTACATCCTGATTGACTGGCTGGTAGAAGTGGCCACCATGAAAGATTTCTCCAGCCTTTGTCTTCATATGACAGTGGGGTGCGTGGATCGGTACTTGAAGCTGAGACCTGTATCCCgggcccggctccagcttttGGGAATCGCGTGCATGGTCATTTGTACACG CTTCATCAGCAAAGAGATCTTGACAATACGGGAAGCTGTGTGGCTAACAGACAACACATACAAATATGAAGATCTAGTCCGGATGATGGGGGAGATCATCTCTGCCCTGGAAGGCAAGATAAGG ATTCCTACTATTGTGGATTACAAAGAAGTGCTACTGACTATAATCCCCCTGGAGAGAAGAACACTTCACCTGTACAGCTTTATCTGTGAACTATCACTATTGAACACAGGTCTCTGTGTATATTCTCCTGCCAATCTGGCTGCTGCAGCACTACTACTGGCTAAGATACTGCACAGGCAAG CACATCCTTGGAACAGCCAGCTGTCTGAATGCACTGGATTCTCTCTTGAAGACCTGATACCCTGTGTGCTGAGCCTACACCAAAAATG TTTCCATGATGATGTCCCAAAGGATTATAGGCAGGTGGTGTTGACTGCTGTGAAACAACGATTTGAAGATGAGCGTTATGAAGAAATTGGCAAGGAAAAG GTGATGAGTTACAGCCAGATCTGTTCGCTGTTAGGCGTGAAACAGGAGGACGCAGAGCCCAGTCCCTTACACACAAGTGCTGAGGAAATTCAGACGTTCCTTAGCTCTCCCTCTGGAAAGAGAACTAAAAG GAGAAGGGAAGACAGCATTCAAGAAGACAGGGGCAGCTTTGTGACTACACCCACAGCTGAACTATCCACGCAGGAGGAGAGCCTTCTGGACAACTTCCTGGACTGGAGCTTGGACTCCTGCTCGGGTTACGAAGGAGATCAGGAaagtgaaggggagagagagggagatg TGACAGCTCCCAGTGGAGTCTTGGATGTAACTGTAGTCTATATGGATCCAGCAGAGCATTGCTGTCAGGATTCCAGTGATGAAGATAGCCTAGCTGCAGAATGGCCTGGACAGGATGTACCAGTGAGGAAGGCGGAGCAGCCAGATGCTGAAAAACAGTGGCTTGCTGGTCACTGTCAAAAAGAACCCATACTAGAAGCCACCTCAGGCTATTCCTCTGTCCACAGTGCCAGTCCTACTTCCTCTGTAGATGGCAGCTTTGGAGCACCGATCAAAACTACCTCAGCACTGTCTCTGGGCAGTGCCGTGAACAAAGGGCCATACCTGCCTCACTACTTGAAATCACATTTACAATCTGTCCGCCCCAAGTCCACTGTGGGCAAGTGTGAGAGAAGGCAAGTCAAACGGAAAAATGTGGCTGAGCATAGTGAAGAAGAGAGGATGAACTTGGGCTTCTTGAGCCTCTGA
- the CCNF gene encoding cyclin-F isoform X4, translating into MFERAAERGNFEAAVKLGIAYLYNEGLSISDEGRAEVNGLKASHFFSLTERLNVCAAPFIWLFIRPPWSVSGSCCKAVVYESLKAECQLQKAQKGSILHCLAKVLSLFEDEEKRKEALEMFQESSKQGCLNSSYLLWESNRRAAKSDPGRYLQSFRKLRDYAAKGCWEAQISLAKACGNGNQLGLEAKTSNEMVSQLFQASLSVRKQSIFTVQKGMNETMRYILIDWLVEVATMKDFSSLCLHMTVGCVDRYLKLRPVSRARLQLLGIACMVICTRFISKEILTIREAVWLTDNTYKYEDLVRMMGEIISALEGKIRIPTIVDYKEVLLTIIPLERRTLHLYSFICELSLLNTGLCVYSPANLAAAALLLAKILHRQAHPWNSQLSECTGFSLEDLIPCVLSLHQKCFHDDVPKDYRQVVLTAVKQRFEDERYEEIGKEKVMSYSQICSLLGVKQEDAEPSPLHTSAEEIQTFLSSPSGKRTKRRREDSIQEDRGSFVTTPTAELSTQEESLLDNFLDWSLDSCSGYEGDQESEGEREGDVTAPSGVLDVTVVYMDPAEHCCQDSSDEDSLAAEWPGQDVPVRKAEQPDAEKQWLAGHCQKEPILEATSGYSSVHSASPTSSVDGSFGAPIKTTSALSLGSAVNKGPYLPHYLKSHLQSVRPKSTVGKCERRQVKRKNVAEHSEEERMNLGFLSL; encoded by the exons ATGTTTGAAAG GGCTGCTGAAAGGGGTAACTTTGAAGCTGCTGTGAAGCTGGGCATAGCATACCTGTACAACGAAGGCT TATCCATCTCCGATGAGGGTCGTGCAGAAGTGAATGGGTTAAAGGCATCTCATTTCTTCAGCCTGACGGAGCGTCTGAATGTCTGTGCAGCCCCCTTTATCTGGCTCTTTATTCGTCCCCCGTGGTCCGTGAGCGGGAGCTGTTGTAAAGCTGTGGTCTATGAGAGCCTCAAAGCAGAGTGTCAGTTGCAGAAA GCCCAGAAAGGCTCTATTCTCCACTGCTTAGCTAAGGTTTTAAGTCTCTTTGAG gatgaagaaaaaaggaaagaagcccTTGAAATGTTTCAAGAGTCTTCGAAGCAGGGTTGCCTAAACAGCTCCTACCTCCTCTGGGAAAGTAACAGAAGAGCTGCT AAGTCAGATCCCGGCAGATACCTTCAGAGCTTCAGGAAACTAAGGGACTATGCAGCAAAGGGTTGCTGGGAAGCCCAG ATATCTTTAGCCAAAGCTTGTGGGAATGGAAACCAGCTAGGATTAGAAGCAAAAACCTCCAATGAGATGGTGTCTCAGCTCTTCCAGGCTTCCCTTTCTGTCAGAAAGCAAAGCATCTTCACTGTGCAGAAGGGAATGAACGAAACAATGAG GTACATCCTGATTGACTGGCTGGTAGAAGTGGCCACCATGAAAGATTTCTCCAGCCTTTGTCTTCATATGACAGTGGGGTGCGTGGATCGGTACTTGAAGCTGAGACCTGTATCCCgggcccggctccagcttttGGGAATCGCGTGCATGGTCATTTGTACACG CTTCATCAGCAAAGAGATCTTGACAATACGGGAAGCTGTGTGGCTAACAGACAACACATACAAATATGAAGATCTAGTCCGGATGATGGGGGAGATCATCTCTGCCCTGGAAGGCAAGATAAGG ATTCCTACTATTGTGGATTACAAAGAAGTGCTACTGACTATAATCCCCCTGGAGAGAAGAACACTTCACCTGTACAGCTTTATCTGTGAACTATCACTATTGAACACAGGTCTCTGTGTATATTCTCCTGCCAATCTGGCTGCTGCAGCACTACTACTGGCTAAGATACTGCACAGGCAAG CACATCCTTGGAACAGCCAGCTGTCTGAATGCACTGGATTCTCTCTTGAAGACCTGATACCCTGTGTGCTGAGCCTACACCAAAAATG TTTCCATGATGATGTCCCAAAGGATTATAGGCAGGTGGTGTTGACTGCTGTGAAACAACGATTTGAAGATGAGCGTTATGAAGAAATTGGCAAGGAAAAG GTGATGAGTTACAGCCAGATCTGTTCGCTGTTAGGCGTGAAACAGGAGGACGCAGAGCCCAGTCCCTTACACACAAGTGCTGAGGAAATTCAGACGTTCCTTAGCTCTCCCTCTGGAAAGAGAACTAAAAG GAGAAGGGAAGACAGCATTCAAGAAGACAGGGGCAGCTTTGTGACTACACCCACAGCTGAACTATCCACGCAGGAGGAGAGCCTTCTGGACAACTTCCTGGACTGGAGCTTGGACTCCTGCTCGGGTTACGAAGGAGATCAGGAaagtgaaggggagagagagggagatg TGACAGCTCCCAGTGGAGTCTTGGATGTAACTGTAGTCTATATGGATCCAGCAGAGCATTGCTGTCAGGATTCCAGTGATGAAGATAGCCTAGCTGCAGAATGGCCTGGACAGGATGTACCAGTGAGGAAGGCGGAGCAGCCAGATGCTGAAAAACAGTGGCTTGCTGGTCACTGTCAAAAAGAACCCATACTAGAAGCCACCTCAGGCTATTCCTCTGTCCACAGTGCCAGTCCTACTTCCTCTGTAGATGGCAGCTTTGGAGCACCGATCAAAACTACCTCAGCACTGTCTCTGGGCAGTGCCGTGAACAAAGGGCCATACCTGCCTCACTACTTGAAATCACATTTACAATCTGTCCGCCCCAAGTCCACTGTGGGCAAGTGTGAGAGAAGGCAAGTCAAACGGAAAAATGTGGCTGAGCATAGTGAAGAAGAGAGGATGAACTTGGGCTTCTTGAGCCTCTGA